Within Legionella birminghamensis, the genomic segment TTGGCATGTTGGAACGATGGCATGCTTCAACTCCCCAGTCTATTGACTGGCTGGTCAAAATCCAAGCACACTAGCAGTGAGCTTTTATTATCTGATGGGAAGTTGAGCTTATTGTTGTTATTATCCTTTCAAATCTGACAGTATGTCCAGATTAAGTCAAAACTAATTCAGTTGATGCATTTTTCAAAACAGGGTTGGCAACTGCATTGATTACACCATTAACATAAGAATCTCGTTGCGATTGCGATAAAGCAGCGATAAGGCGTGCATTAATTACGGTATGTAGGGACACGGGATTTGATCGCTTTTTCTCGGTATCATACACAGATCGAAATAGAGTGACGCCAAAGGCGGGTGAGCGGGCTATATTACAAATTGAGAGCGCGTACTCCTGTTCATCGCTAGATAGATTAATTTGTACTGATTTATTAGCTTTTGGCATTACTTTCTTGATTAGATTAGCTTGTAATAAATCTTCCTCGACTTCAATGTCTTCTTCCGTATATTCATTCCTGAAAAGAAAGGAATTCAAATTGACTAGCTTTTTATTGAATGCGAGACTGTCCATATACATAATGAGCGTCGCTTCAAGAAAATAGGAGATTACGAATTTTAAATCACTTAACTGTTCTGGACTAAATTTCAGAGAATCAGACTCCACTAAGTTCATGCACTCATGAAGACTCTTGGCTGCTAAATGATATTCACGCTGTTTAATCAACTGCAGGGATTCGTCAAACTTTAAGATAATGTCATGCGGAATATTTATTGTGGGGAGATTCCTGGCAAGAAGAAATTTGTCATAGTTAGAAAAAGGTATCTGCATATTGTTGGCGCGGAATTTAGCCATTTCCCCTGTGATTATAGTTCTTTTTGTTATTTCATCTATAGCAGGTTTCTCCACAAAATACTCGAGGCGTTCCAAATGTGAAAGATCGACTAAATCCTCAAATTTTATAAATTTGGGTTTAAGAATTTCCTCATTCTCTTTTAATGAGTTCGGTTGGTTTTTAACTCCAAAAAATGTCAATTGGGAAGCTGGATTGTCTGCTGAAAACTTCTGTGGCGAAGTCGGTGTGATTGCATTATTCGGAGTAACTGCTGGGTCAATTTTGTGTGAACCGGCTTCCTCCAATTTCTTTTTTGTACGCATTCTTTCTTTCCGAAACCAAGCATTAACTTTTGCATAGCTAACTCCAATTGTTTCCGCTAATTGGGTTTGTGTATATTTACTGGGTTTCGTATCCTGCTGAAATGCCTCTTTTAATAGAAGACGCTCAGATTCCTTAAAGTGATTGCTTTGGCGCGGCGTCATGCTTTTCTTAAGACTTCTTCTTTTCATATTGAAGTTATTCAAATAATTTGATTTGTGAAATTATAATAGTAAAACATTAAGAAAAAATTAATAAACTTGATTGATCATTAATCAGTTGCCGGGAGTGTTATCGGTAATTCCTTAGTAATTGGGGTTTAACAGGTAGTCATAAACAAGTGTGCTTAACATTAAATTGGCTTCGCGGGGGCCCCGCGGTCGCAGCCGCGGGGATTCGATAGCTTTTAATTCTCATGCACTTGTGTAGATACATGGGTCGAATGCCGCGGGGATTCGGATGGGCTCCGCCGCGTGCTTCGATTCGTATTTCTATCAATTAATATTTCCTTAATCTATATTGATTAGAATGGAAGCATATAGGTAAAAGGAGGATGTCATGGCTACAGCGACATCAACATCGACATTTTTCAGACAAGCCCCGGGCATTAACCAGCTGGTGAGGCCTGCTCCCCAATCTGCTGAGAAGCAGCTTGGCGGGTATATTAATGTTGGTGATGGAAACGATTGTTTCTTTCGTTCAGTAGCGGCTGGCATCATCAGCAAGGTTTTAAAAGATCCAATAAAAAATGAAAGACTGATTAAACAGATCTTGGATTACCACAAAGAAATATTCCCTAAACCGCAGCAGCATGAACGCGCCCCTTCTTATGCTGCCCGTCTGAAACTTTTAATGGCTGCACAGCCAATCACGCAGTTCGTGAGGGATTTGGGATTCACCTTACGCCAAATAGCTGTGGATGAGATTATTTCTAATCTGATTGTGTATCAGGACGCATTCACTGATGACATGGAATCGGTGGATATGATGCGAAAGGGGGATACCTGGATTAATGATACTGTTTTGCGTGATGCCCTGGCATACCGCCTGGCTTTGCCTATTGATATTCATGAAATTGAACATGGAAAACCATTGCATGCCAGCCATCATTCCCTTCCGCCCGCAGGTGTCATTCCCGCTTCCAAGATAAAAATCCAGCTCCTGGGCAAACACTATATGCCTTCTGTAACCAACATAACTGTATTTGAAAAGCTTAATGCCGCTGCTTCCTTACCTCAGCTGCCTGATTTTAAACGATCAAATGATCCTGACATTAAAATGCTTAAAGCCCAGCTTAAGGAAATCAGACTGGCATTGCACCAAAAATATCAGCATCATGTGAAGAACTTGAATGCAAAAAAAATTGATAGAGAAACACTCATGTCGATTTATGAAACAGAAATGAAGATAATCGGCAATGACTCTCCTTCTGTTCGTTATCCAGGTACCGAGCATGGCCTCGAGCAGTTTTTCCGCAAGATAATGCGTCATACGCAAAGGAGTGAAGCAATCAATATCCAGCCCGGGGGAAATTTCCAGACTAATACGGCTCAGATCTTATCCATGCTATTTCACGCGGCTTAAGCCTGGGAATTTTCAATGAAGAAAGAGTTCTGGCGTTTCTTGACGAAGAGCCAACCGCAGATGAATCTGCGGTCAACGGATTATCTTATAAGTAGCCTCGTTCCTTCATCCACTCGTCACTGGCAAATTTAGTCATGTAATTGCGGATGGAATCAGGTAGTATCACCAGGCATTTATCCCCTTTTTTTAAAGATTGGGCTGCCTGTAAGGCCGCCCAGGCTGCTCCACCGCTGGAGCCACCTACCAATAAGCCTTCTTCCCGGATCAAACGCCTCGCCATTCTGAAAGAATCTGCATCGTTGATTTTAACATAGCTGTCAATTAATTGATTATTTAGAACATCGGGAAAGAAATCATAACCGATGCCTTCAACATCATAGGGTTTGATTTCATCGCCGCCACCCAGAATTGAGCCGATTGGATCAACGCCTACCACCTGAATGCTTGGGTTATATTCTTTCAGGCGTTTGGCAATGCCGGTAATAGTACCGCCGGTTCCCACGCCCGCGACTAGCATCGTTAGGCTTTTCCCAAAATCCTCAATGATTTCTTCGGCAGTGCCATAGTAATGGGCATTGGGGTTATTGGGATTGGCATATTGATCAAGAATATGAGAGTTCGGGATCTCTTTTTGCAGGCGGCTGGCGAGGGAAATATGACTTTCCGGATCATTCCAGGCGGCTGCAGTGGGTGTTCGGTATATTATGGCGCCCAGGCGTTCGAGAGCCACCTGTTTTTCCTGACTCATTTTATCAGGCATGGTAATAATCACTTTATACCCGAGCACTGCGCCAGCTAAGGCGATGCCAATACCTGTATTGCCTGAAGTGGGTTCAATTAAGGTATCGCCTGGCTTGATCCGGCCTTCTTCCTGGGCTTTTCTTACCATTTCATAGCCAATACGGTCTTTTACCGATCCGCCTGGGTTAAAAAATTCGCATTTGGCATAGAGTTCGCAATCGAGCTCTTTTTCCAGCTTATTTAAACGTACAACCGGCGTTCGGCCTATCGTTTCCAGAATATTTGAATAAATCATGAATGACTCAGATAAAGAAGGAGGAGCTTTACTTTAACAAGGAATTTTACCGGGAACAATTGCTAAATAATTCCGCAATGGCATCGGAATGAACTGTTTTCTTGCCAGGACCAGGTGTCAAATCAAGTATATTGATTTTACAAGTTAAATTACAACAGCTAGAATTTTAACTTGTATGGAACAACTAACCGCAAGGAAAAAGAATGATGAAAAGAAAACTCGCTTGGGTTATATTGGCAGCCCCTTTGGCATTAACTGGTTGTGAGGCAATGGACTCCATGTTTGGAGGATCCGATCATAATGAGCCGTATTACCAGGCTAAGCGTTCTTCCTCTGCCAGTAGCGACAAGAAAAACACCAGTTCTTACCAATCCTCATCCCATAACAGTTCGTCCAGTAGTAACAGCTCTGCTTCCTCCTCTTCTTCAACACAACCAGGAAGCGCTGCACAAAGTGTTACCTCTGTAAACGATAGTTCGCCTTCTGATATCAGTAATGCGGCCACTACACCAAAACAACCAGCACCAAGCGGCGCTGTACCCAACACTAGCCCGATGGTGGGTCAATAATCTGTTAGAAGGAAATGGCATGACTACTGTTGCTGATGTTTTTATAGATACCCTGGAAGAAGCTGGTGTTAAACGAATTTATGGAATTGTTGGCGATTCCTTAAACGGCTTGACGAATGCCCTGCAGAAAAGAAAGACAATTTCCTGGGTTCATACAAGGCATGAAGAGGTTGCGGCTTTCGCCGCGGGTGCTGAAGCGCAATTAACCGGCGAGTTAACTGTTTGCGCTGGCAGTTGCGGCCCTGGAAATGTCCATCTTATTAATGGCCTGTAT encodes:
- a CDS encoding pyridoxal-phosphate dependent enzyme, coding for MIYSNILETIGRTPVVRLNKLEKELDCELYAKCEFFNPGGSVKDRIGYEMVRKAQEEGRIKPGDTLIEPTSGNTGIGIALAGAVLGYKVIITMPDKMSQEKQVALERLGAIIYRTPTAAAWNDPESHISLASRLQKEIPNSHILDQYANPNNPNAHYYGTAEEIIEDFGKSLTMLVAGVGTGGTITGIAKRLKEYNPSIQVVGVDPIGSILGGGDEIKPYDVEGIGYDFFPDVLNNQLIDSYVKINDADSFRMARRLIREEGLLVGGSSGGAAWAALQAAQSLKKGDKCLVILPDSIRNYMTKFASDEWMKERGYL
- a CDS encoding homeobox domain-containing protein; translation: MKRRSLKKSMTPRQSNHFKESERLLLKEAFQQDTKPSKYTQTQLAETIGVSYAKVNAWFRKERMRTKKKLEEAGSHKIDPAVTPNNAITPTSPQKFSADNPASQLTFFGVKNQPNSLKENEEILKPKFIKFEDLVDLSHLERLEYFVEKPAIDEITKRTIITGEMAKFRANNMQIPFSNYDKFLLARNLPTINIPHDIILKFDESLQLIKQREYHLAAKSLHECMNLVESDSLKFSPEQLSDLKFVISYFLEATLIMYMDSLAFNKKLVNLNSFLFRNEYTEEDIEVEEDLLQANLIKKVMPKANKSVQINLSSDEQEYALSICNIARSPAFGVTLFRSVYDTEKKRSNPVSLHTVINARLIAALSQSQRDSYVNGVINAVANPVLKNASTELVLT
- a CDS encoding OTU domain-containing protein, with product MATATSTSTFFRQAPGINQLVRPAPQSAEKQLGGYINVGDGNDCFFRSVAAGIISKVLKDPIKNERLIKQILDYHKEIFPKPQQHERAPSYAARLKLLMAAQPITQFVRDLGFTLRQIAVDEIISNLIVYQDAFTDDMESVDMMRKGDTWINDTVLRDALAYRLALPIDIHEIEHGKPLHASHHSLPPAGVIPASKIKIQLLGKHYMPSVTNITVFEKLNAAASLPQLPDFKRSNDPDIKMLKAQLKEIRLALHQKYQHHVKNLNAKKIDRETLMSIYETEMKIIGNDSPSVRYPGTEHGLEQFFRKIMRHTQRSEAINIQPGGNFQTNTAQILSMLFHAA